The genomic DNA CAAAAGATGCCCAGGCGCTACCCAAAAAAAAACAATCACTTGTTGCAATTACTATGTTCTGAATCTGGGTTCCCAGTGTAACTTCAATTGCAGTTATTGTTATTTACAAAGCTATCTAAATACTCCCATAATGAAAGCCTATGCAAATATTGATAAGGCCATTGAAGAACTCAGATCCATGATGGAAGAGTTTCCCAAACTCCCCTATCGGGTGGGAACTGGAGAGGTTATTGATAGCCTGAGTCTGGATCCTCTGACTCTTTTTTCTAGAGACCTCATACCTGTTTTTAATGAATTTCCACACTGGACCCTTGAGTTTAAAACCAAGTCAGATAATGTGGATCAGTTTTTAGACTTGGGGCCCTGCCCGAATGTTATCGTCAGTTGGTCGATAAATCCACCCCATATCATTGAGAAAGAAGAACACTCGACGGCTCGTTTTTCTGAAAGAATCAGTGCGGCTATCAAATGCAAGAACAAAGGATTTCCCTTAGCCTTTCATATCGATCCCATTATTTGGCATGAGAACTGGCAGGAAAACTATGCTTTTTTAGTTGATGAAATCATTAAAAATTTCACGCCAGAAGATATTAAAGTTTTTTCGTTGGGAACCTTGAGGTTTCAACCAGAACAAAGGTATCTCATGAAGGAACGTTTCGGAATGGACTCCTATGTCAATAATTCAGAAATGTTTTTGTCAGATACTGGAAAAATGCGTTACGATTGGCATCAGAGGAATGAAATGTTTCAATTTATTTATAAACGGTTTAAAAACCACAGCCCCAACTGGAATATTTTTCTTTGTATGGAAACTCCAGAGACTTGGGCTACCTCTGTGAATTCATCCCCAATGAGTGTCACAGGATTAAAAGATTTCTTTCGTCCTCTTCCTAAAATTAAACACGAAGGCGAGGACTCTGATGAAAAAAATGAGCCAACTATTTTTAATTAAAAGTTATTCCTTTTTATTATTATCATTATTTTATCTATTGAATTTTTCCACTGTTGCCTTTGCAAATACTAAAAACCAAGGCTTAAAGCCGCAACTTATGGGACAGGGTCAATTTGGCATGCCAGGTTGTGGCTTTGGGTCCATGGTCTTTGAACCGAAAGAAAATAAACTTTTCTCCATGACTCTAAACCATATTACCTCTTCCCAAGCCTTTGGAATTTCATCAGGGACCTCAAATTGTCACGAACCCCTCCCCTCAGAGATTAACCGAGCTGAAAGCTTGCCTGAATTTATCGAAAACAATAAATTGAGTATTTCAAGAGATGCCGCTCGTGGGAGTGGAGAAACCATTAAGGTTCTATCCCAAATGCTCGAGTGCAATCCAAAAGAAGTGGGGCATGTTTTAAAAACTAATTACCAGAAAATATTTGTTGAAACTAAAATGCAGTCAGCTGGTATTGAGGCCCACTTAAATAATTTGCTCACTGACGATCAGAAATGTTTTGAATAGCTTTCTTTTAAAGACTTTCTTCGCAGTTACAGATTTTCCCTCAGAACTCGCGTTATTCCATCTAAATTTTTTCCCAATTTATTTTTTCCAATGGAATCTCAAGCCAACTTTCTTTTTTGGGAAAGCCATCAGGTTTTTTTTCTGTTAACTTGAAGTACTTAAGAACCCCAGTAAAGGCACAGATAAAGGCTTCAAAGGCATGGCTGTTTTGAATCATGATCTTAAAGTCTTGTTCATAAACAAAGGCTAATTTATTTTCACAGAGAGTATCTAGAATAATTTCTCTGGATTCATTTCCATCAATGGAATGACGGTGATATTTTAAATAATTTTTGCTAATATTAAAGGATTTACCTAACCGCCAGATCGAAAGTTTGGGATAAACTTCTATCCAATTCATGGGAATTCTTTTCTTTAAAAAGATGGCCCTCGCTAATAAAGGCGCCATATTTGCTCCTAAGGCCGCAGACAAATCAAAGGTCTCTTCAAGTTCATGGTTAATATACAGCTCTGCAGCTCGCTGGGTGTAGGGAGTGATCGATTTTTTTGGTTTTTTATTTTTATTTCGTTTATTATTTAACTTATTCATCCATTTTATATGTTCTTGATGACAGTTTTCCATACCTGGACACTTTAATTTACAATTTAAACATAAAGGTAAATTCCAAGGAACATCCACCGCAAAATATTCAGTAAATGCTTTATAGTCATTAACAAGTTGAATAATTCTTTGATCTGCAGAGACCGTGTCCTCATTTTTAATTTTATCAAAAATTTTAGTTAAAAATATCTTATGATAACGAGGGTAATACTCCACAATGGCGAGACAGGCCTTATCTGTTTTACCTCCGGCCAAGGATAAGCCCATAAAGCGATGAACGGGGTCAGTTCCTTTAGATAAAGTAAATCCCTTATCCGAGTCTAAATCGGATCCACGGGAAGAGAATTCAATATTTGGTAGCCTTGTTTTTGACATTCATTAATAATGCTACTTCTGGTTGATTCCTCTGTCCAGATCAGAACACAACCTCCGCCACCCGCACCGCAAATTTTAATAGATTGCTCGCCATTTTTCATGGCTATTTCTTTCAACTTAATTATTTCTGGACTTGAAAAAGCACTAGTTAACTGAATTCTAAACTTATATTCTAAATCAAATAGCCTTGGAATTTCACTCCATCGATTCTTTTCACAAACCAAGGCCATTTCACTGGCCACCTCTTTGAGAGCTGACAATGTCATTAATGTCTCTTTATCTTTTCTTACAGCAGCTTTTAAGACTTCAAAATTATTAATTCCTGAATGATGACTTTTTCCCGTATGCACCAATAAAAAATGTTTTTTTAGCGGCGTATTCTCTGTAGATATGATTTTTTGCTCAATGCCAGTTGGATGATAAGTTAAAATATTTAACCCACCGCTCATTGCAGGATAATAATCCTGGGTTCCCGTTGGAGTTGTTAATATCTGAGCCTCTAAATTATGGGCCAAGAAGACCATCTCATGGGCTGATGGCATCTGACGCTTTGTCATTTTATAAAAAGCCTTCAAACATGAAATTAACAAACTAGAACTACCACCGAGGCCAGCACCAACCGGGCTTTGGGATTTAGTTTTTAATTTAAAACCCCGTTCGAAAGTAAAAAAAGAGATCAGAGGTTTATAAAAACAGAGTTCCTTATCATCAGACTTAAGAAGATCATCTTTATTTTTAAACGTTTTATGATAATTTAAGTCCAATGAATCAATAGTGATTAACTCATGGTCCACATTGCCTTTTAAGTTTGGAATCAATTCAACTTCCGAAAAAATATCTACGGCCACATTTACGGTGACGGCACCCCCCAAAAAGGAATACAGAGGCCACATATCAAGGGTTCCACCAGCAAGATCAACCCTTGTTGGCGATTTAATAATCACTTGATTCAAAGACATATTTTATTTCTTCGGTAAGGTTTCACTGCTAGTCCCTGGTAACTTATCTTGTATTTTTTCTGGAGTCTTTTCTAGAACTTTTTCTTTCATCTTTGTCATTTCGTTCAATTGCAATTTGTCGATTTCAAGATCTTCAATGATAAAAGGTTCATTAAAAAGATTTGTTCTTGCAATCCTCACATTTTTGTCTAAATCAGCCACTTTCTTCTTAATGGAGTCAGACATCGTCAGCTCAAATACTGTTTTTTTATCTTGATCCAAAAACTGTATTTTGTGGGATAATTTCGTTTTTTTAAATTCAGCATCATTAATGTAATTAAGAACATTTAAATCTTTAATTTTATCCATCATGCCTTTAACTGTTTCCTGCTGAACCTCGATCTTGGAATCCTCTTTAGTTAATTCCCATTTTCCATTATTTTCCACAAAACTCGATTTTTTTAAAGAAGTTTCAAAATCGATATTTTTCACTTTGGTTTTATCTAATGCCAAAAAAGGAAGTTTGGTATCTCTGTATTCATTTAATTGAACAGACTCAAATTTTTTTCCAAAAGAATTATCTACTTTAACAATCAAAAACGGATCATTAATTAACATGATAAAAGAATTGTCCTTATCTTTCACCAGAGAGGCTGTCCATTTTTTATCCAATAAATTCACCTCAATTTGAATTTCAGGCTTTGTCAAATTGTACTTACTTTTTTGGCTTGGGACTTCCGAAGACTCAACCAAGATAGCTTGGGCCATAGTCTCATTGAGTTTAGAAATTGATTCACGGACTTTATTTTGATCCAAAATCCAATTTGATTTTTCAGGACTCAACCATTTAGCCTCTTTATTTACAAAGCTAAATTTATCTTTTTTATTTTTAATCACCACACTTTGAACATTTGAAATCTGATGTCTAAAAATTTTTTTATTTCTCAGATCAAATGATTTTTTTCCAATGTGCCCGGACCAGGAAGAGCTTGCAACAAAGACTTTGCTCTGGCCTGGAATTCGCAGAAATGAATTATTTTCAAAATTCTTTTTATCCGACACTTCCACAGAGGCACTGGCCCCAGCCGTGGTAGAAAGTGTTAATTTGGCAGCTTTCTTATCAAATCCAAAAAATTGCCACTGAATGTCTTTTCCTTCCACCGCCGTTGAAATAGTTTTTTCCTCAACAAGTTGTTTTAACCAAGACTCAACTCCCTCACTATCCCCCATGTCCTGCACGGGTTCTGCCATCTTCCAACCTTCAGAAGTACGGGATAAAGAAATTTTTTCTTTATCCCCTTCGATAAGAATATAATTAATCTGTTCCGGTTTTAAATCTTTGAAAATTTTAGACTGTTCTTCTTTGACTACTTTTTCTTTTTCTTTTCCTTTATATTCTCCTAAGTAGGCATAGGCAGAAAGCAACACGACTACTAAAAATAATATCCATGTTCCTTTGTTTCTCATTTAAAACTCCTTTTAAGCGTTTCTTCGTCTGAACCAAATAACAATTGATGTGATCAACATGATTAATGGTAAGGGAATAATGATTCCAAAATAAAACAAAGCCTGCTTAGCCTGTGAAGGATCTAGTTCTGTTTTACTCAGTTCCTTAGGGCTGATGCTGATTTGATTTTCATCTTTAGCTAATTGAGAAAAGGAATTAGCCACGAGATCTTTGTTCATATTGGCATCAATGAGCTCATTATTAAAAATATCTGCATCTCCGAAAACAACCATTTGAAAATCATGTTTATCAGACGAACTTAATTTTCCTTTAGCAAAAATAACTGAAGTAAAATTACCCTCAGCACTTGGTTTCTTTGCAGATAAACTTTCTAACGATACGGCCGGACCCACTTTTACTAGATCATCATAGGCGATCGTTGAGGGCGCTTGTCCTAATTTTTTAACCGCTTGTGGAAGCAAGAAAAGTGAAACCTGATTTTTTGCAAAAAGCTTGGTGATTTCGCTTTGCGAAGAGTATTGAAAAGCAAAGGTAATTCCTTTTGGCAAGGGAGAATCTGCGACGCTGATAAGGTAGTTATTTTCCATTTCAAGACCATAGGATGTTAACCATTTATCAAGACCGGTATTATTTTTCTGTTCCAGAGCCAGAATCAAATTTCCACCTTTTGCCACAAAATCAGTAAGGGCTTTCAATTCATGCTCTAAGAAACCTTGCATTGGACCGATAATAGCTAAAACATCAGCATCTTCTGGAACTTTTCCCGTCTGTGAAAGGGCGAAGGTTTTGACTTCATAATTCTTGCCTTCCAATACAGTCTTTAATCTTCCAAGGCCCTTTGCTCCTTGAGAATCAGACAAGGAATACTCAGCGTGGCCCTCAGAAAAATAGATCTTCTTAGACTTATCACTCATCACACGGATAAGTGCCTGGGTGATGTCTTGCTCGTCTATTTTTTCAATACTTTGTTTTTTCCCTTTATATTCAAGAAAGACTATCCCTTTACCTTGTTTAACTCCATAGGCTTCTGCCAAGTCAGGTCTTTCATTCACTTCGACAAACTCTAGATTAATCTTATTCGTGTTGTCCTGATATTTTCTTATAAGTTCCCGAAAGGCCTTTCTATTTTCTTCATTCCCATCTTGTTTTTGGGCATAAAAAAATCTAACTTTTAGCTCTTCTGTTAATGTTTTGATGATTTTCAAGCTCTGTTCCGACAAAGAATTCCTTTGCGCTTGAGAGAAATCAAAAGTCTTTACATTCCTTGCGCCCAGAAAGTTCACAACAAAAAGCAAAACAAAAACCAGAATGATCATCACCCCCATGTTCATTCCATTTTTTGTGGTTTTCATTGAAAAAAACTCTTTATAGAATTTTCTATCTACTAAAATAGAAAGACCAAGAAAAACTCCAATTAATCCAAGAAGCACCCAATAGAAAGGGTACCATTCTCTGATAAAAAAACGAGTGACAGCAAATGCCGCCAGAGTGATACCTGCGAATAACAATCCTAATTGACCTAATTTACTCATGATTACCTCCAACGATGAGATTCAACGACTCTCTCATTTAAAAACAAAAATAATCCAATTGTACTAAAAAAATAAATTAACGAATTGGTTCTAATAGTTCCTTCAATCAATCCCGATATATGAAAGCTAAGAGAAATATGTTCTAAAATATCCCTGACCCATTGGGTATCAGCAAATTCAACAGCTTGTGAGATAAACCAAACAGCAATGTTCAGAAGAGCCGAAGTCACGTAGGAAATCAAAATGCTTTCCGATAAACTCGAACAAAATAAGTTCATTGCTGCATAAACTGCCGAAATTAAATAAATACCGAAAAAAGCGATAAGTAAAGGGGCCCAATTCAACTTTGCAAATAAAACCGTTCCCAAAGGGTATAGGAAGGCAATGAAAAAAATCACAAATAGGGCCATCAAAGCCCCAAGGTATTTTCCAACAACAATTTCAAAAGACTTTAAAGGACAAGTCAGCAGCAAATCAAAAGTCCGCAATTTTTTTTCTTCTGAAAACAACCTCATGGTGATGGCGGGAACGATAAAAATTAAAATCAAATTGAGTATCTGCAAATGATTTAAAAAGACAGTGTAATGAATATTCGCCTGCCCTGCAGCCCCAGGCTGCATCATCGACATAGCTCCCATTTGGAAAAACCTCTGCAACTGCATGGTAAAAAGAGCACTTAATATTAAGGTAACAAATGTCATCATAATATAAAAAGTGGGATTTTTGGTAAAGCTTTTAAACTCCTTCATAGCGATGGTAAGCATATTCGACATTTTATATTCCTTTCTCTGAACCATAGGTAAGCTTCAAGAAAACATCTTCTAAATCTACCTTGCTTGGACTTAACTCGATTAATCCAAGTCCATTAGAAACAATCTTAGAAGATAATTGATCAATGATTTCATCATCCCCTTTGTATCCAATTTTCCATTCTTTTTTATTAGCCCCGGAATCCACATCAAGAACGCCAGCTACATCTTTTAAGAGAGATCCTAAATCCTGAATTTCCTTCCTCAACTTGACAAATACACGACCTTGGCCTTTTTCTAAGCTGGAAAGGTTTTGAATTGTATCTTGAGCCACAATTTTTCCCTTATTTATAATGACAACCCTTTCGCAGGTCGCTTGAACTTCAGGTAGAATATGCGTAGACAAAATAATTGTATGTTGGCCCTTAAGTTCTTTTATCAAATCTCTGATTTCGGCAACCTGTTTGGGATCCAAACCCACTGTAGGTTCATCCAATATTAACACTTCAGGATCTGAAACTATAGCTTGCGCTATTCCCACTCTTTGCTTGAACCCTTTTGATAAATTATGAATCAATCTGGTCGAAACAGCATTTAAATTAGTTTTTTCAATGGCACGATCGACAAAGGAATTTATTTTAGTTTTATCCACTTGTTTAAGCTTGGCTACGTATTTTAAATAGTCCCTGACAAACATATCAGAGTATACTGGGGGTATTTCTGGCAAATACCCAATTCTTTTTTTAACTTCAATAGGGTTTTCAAAAACATCAAAACCCGCAATAGATGCGGATCCACTTGAAGGGGCCATAAAGCCAGTGATGATCTTCATTGTGGTTGATTTTCCAGCTCCATTGGGACCTAAAAAGCCAACCACATCACCTTTTTTTATTGAGAAAGTGACATTTTCAATGGCTTTTAGATTTCCATACTCTTTACAGAGTTCTTTGACTTCTATCATTTTCACCTTCCTATGAAACAATATAAATAAATTCGCAGGCAAACACCTGCGAAAAATATTCTCTTGAGAGTTTGTTTTGAAGTCAAGAACTAGTCATTTAAGTCTTATTTTTTTTAAAACCGGGGGTTTTTCCATAAGAAATTTTGTTCATTAGCGAACTGAACTCGTCCCAGTCTATCACCTTTAATAGGCTTAACATAGCGACATTCTGTATAAACTACATCGAAGGATCCATTCGATTTTTCGATCTTTGATTTGCTATATTCAGACACCATCCATTCAATAACCTTAACGATTTCATCATTTGATAACTTATAATTTTTATTTCTTCTTACAATAACGTGGGCGCTTGGAAAATCCCTTAGATGAAACCATAAATCCCATGCCTGGGATTTTTTTAATAATTCCATATTGGATTGTGCATTTTTCCCCATGTAGGCAATAGCCTGCTGGCTCAATTCTAATTTTCTTAAGGCCATCGTCGCAGATTGTACAGGAGAAATTTTATGTTTCGTCAGCTTTTGATTTTCTTCAAAACTTGTATTTTGTAAGTTCTTAATTTCTTCCTTCAATTTTTCAATACGCTGGATGGCCCCTGATCTTTTCTGTTCATAACCCTTGGCTTTATTAAAAACAGTTTCTCTATTCCAATCTTTGGTTTTAGATTTATCTACATATTCTAGCCATTCAAAGGGCAAATTTTCTAAAGAATTGTATTTTAGGAACTCTCCTATTTTATAATAGGTCTCTTCTTTGTTATCTTCCAAGGTCGCCAAAATTTTTTCAATGGCACCTTGTTTTTTTGTTATATTTTTAAGATTTTTTACTTCCCATAATTTCTTTTCATCACGAATTGCCGCATTTTTGGATGAGAATTGCGCTTCCCATTCTTCTTTGAGAACTTGGTGAGATCTGAATTCCTCGGCTTCTGTCATCTTCTCAATTGCAGAAAAATCTCGATTTTGAGGTTTTATCCAAGAGATTTTTTTCTCCTCTGCGGTAACAATTAAATTAGCGTTATTGGGAATAAGAATAACTTCTATTTGATGTTTAGATTCCAAATGAGAAAAATAAAATAAAGCTCGACGTCCCCATTCTGGTTGGTATTCTATCTCCACAAGGGGACGATTTTTTAGATTCGAATTGATAAATAAGGTCACCGGTCTAGGCTTTTGACTTTTAACGACTGGTTGCTTATTTGTTTCATAAAGTAACAACATCGGCGATGGAGATAAATCTATAACCAACCAAAAAGATTTATGCAGATATAATCCAAGAACCAAGCCCCTTTCAAAGGGATACACTTCTTGCAGCTGAGCTGAAATAATTTTGGACTTCAAATATTCAATAATATGATGAAACTCTTGGAAATTAATTGACTTCATTTTCTAGACTATACATCTATCCAGTTTATTAAATCAATGAGGAATGGGATTTCGCCGAACTGGTACAATAGCATCTCTAGAGGTATTCATCAAATGGCTAATCTTTGGAGGCGTTCCCAAGTATTTAGAAGAAATAAATTCAAAATTGTCGCTAGATCAAAATTTAGAAGAACTTTTTTTTAAGGAAAATGCTCTTTTTAGAGACGAGTTTGACAAAATATTCAAAGTTCATTTTCGTGAACCTAAAAATTACTATCACATTATTCAAATAATAAAAAAAGACACTCTCATCTTAAATGAAATTTCAAATAAACTAAAAATGAAATCAAGTGGTGGCGTTAAAAACTACATTGAAAATCTGAAGCTTGCTGGATTTATTCGATCTGTAAATAGTTATTTTCATCCTAAATCTAAATACCCACGATACAAAGTAAGTGATGAGTTCTTACTTTTTTATTTCCATTTTATCGATCCACAAAGAAAAATTTACGAGTCAGATAATGCTATTAATTATTTTAAAAATGACTTAACTAAAAATCTTGATGTCTGGTTGGGATTTGCTTTTGAAAATTATGTGATTAATAATGCGATGTATTTTGCTGAGAAAATGGGATTCTCAGAAAGAGTCAAGTCCTATGGCCCCTACTATGGAAAAAAAGAAAAAGTCCAAGTAGACTTAATTTATGCTCGATCTGATAAAACAATTACACTCTGTGAAATGAAATTTCATACAAGACCGATATCCACAGAAATTATTCCAGAAATAAATCGAAAAATTGAAAAACTGCCATTGAAGCCATCAGAGTCTTTACACAAAGTTTTAATTGCACCTAATGGCGTGTCCCAAGCCCTTCTTGACTGCGAATATTTTGAGGAAATTTTAACCATGAAAGATATTTTTTAAGTTTCCAAATATGGGGCGTATAATATTGATACGGTTCGAAAACCAGCTTCTGCAGGACCTTGGCAAATGTGAATTTTTTTTTTTTAAAACAAGTCCTTTTTAACTAAAAATTCTATTAAGGAGGCCAAAATAGTTCCGATAGTTTTTTCATGAACGATAAACAAGTGCTTATTGAACTTATCATTACCTATCTCAGGGATTCTAGGAACCTTAACGAGACTTCAGCACAGTTTGTTAAAAGAATTAGAGACCAGTTCATCAAGTATTTATTACTTTCGAATACCATTCCTGCACCCGCCTACCGAGAAGTGGTTCAAGACATCGAAGAGGAAGTTATCGAAATCTACCGAAAAAAAACTTACGGTTATCAATCGCTAAAAGAATTCAGAATCGCCAAAATTCTTAAAAACTAAAATACTTCTTTTTCACACAGAGATAGATAAATGGGCCCAAATGAAAATTTATCTGGTAAAAAAATATAACCAAACTCAGTCTCTTCTGGTATTAAATGTTCGAACTGCCATTTAATTTTTACAGTTTTTACTTTTTTCTTCTTCTTTATTAACTTGAGAATAATTTTGTCATTCTCA from Deltaproteobacteria bacterium includes the following:
- a CDS encoding DUF814 domain-containing protein, with the protein product MKSINFQEFHHIIEYLKSKIISAQLQEVYPFERGLVLGLYLHKSFWLVIDLSPSPMLLLYETNKQPVVKSQKPRPVTLFINSNLKNRPLVEIEYQPEWGRRALFYFSHLESKHQIEVILIPNNANLIVTAEEKKISWIKPQNRDFSAIEKMTEAEEFRSHQVLKEEWEAQFSSKNAAIRDEKKLWEVKNLKNITKKQGAIEKILATLEDNKEETYYKIGEFLKYNSLENLPFEWLEYVDKSKTKDWNRETVFNKAKGYEQKRSGAIQRIEKLKEEIKNLQNTSFEENQKLTKHKISPVQSATMALRKLELSQQAIAYMGKNAQSNMELLKKSQAWDLWFHLRDFPSAHVIVRRNKNYKLSNDEIVKVIEWMVSEYSKSKIEKSNGSFDVVYTECRYVKPIKGDRLGRVQFANEQNFLWKNPRF
- a CDS encoding DUF4340 domain-containing protein; amino-acid sequence: MRNKGTWILFLVVVLLSAYAYLGEYKGKEKEKVVKEEQSKIFKDLKPEQINYILIEGDKEKISLSRTSEGWKMAEPVQDMGDSEGVESWLKQLVEEKTISTAVEGKDIQWQFFGFDKKAAKLTLSTTAGASASVEVSDKKNFENNSFLRIPGQSKVFVASSSWSGHIGKKSFDLRNKKIFRHQISNVQSVVIKNKKDKFSFVNKEAKWLSPEKSNWILDQNKVRESISKLNETMAQAILVESSEVPSQKSKYNLTKPEIQIEVNLLDKKWTASLVKDKDNSFIMLINDPFLIVKVDNSFGKKFESVQLNEYRDTKLPFLALDKTKVKNIDFETSLKKSSFVENNGKWELTKEDSKIEVQQETVKGMMDKIKDLNVLNYINDAEFKKTKLSHKIQFLDQDKKTVFELTMSDSIKKKVADLDKNVRIARTNLFNEPFIIEDLEIDKLQLNEMTKMKEKVLEKTPEKIQDKLPGTSSETLPKK
- a CDS encoding ATP-binding cassette domain-containing protein; the protein is MIEVKELCKEYGNLKAIENVTFSIKKGDVVGFLGPNGAGKSTTMKIITGFMAPSSGSASIAGFDVFENPIEVKKRIGYLPEIPPVYSDMFVRDYLKYVAKLKQVDKTKINSFVDRAIEKTNLNAVSTRLIHNLSKGFKQRVGIAQAIVSDPEVLILDEPTVGLDPKQVAEIRDLIKELKGQHTIILSTHILPEVQATCERVVIINKGKIVAQDTIQNLSSLEKGQGRVFVKLRKEIQDLGSLLKDVAGVLDVDSGANKKEWKIGYKGDDEIIDQLSSKIVSNGLGLIELSPSKVDLEDVFLKLTYGSEKGI
- a CDS encoding galactokinase; its protein translation is MNQVIIKSPTRVDLAGGTLDMWPLYSFLGGAVTVNVAVDIFSEVELIPNLKGNVDHELITIDSLDLNYHKTFKNKDDLLKSDDKELCFYKPLISFFTFERGFKLKTKSQSPVGAGLGGSSSLLISCLKAFYKMTKRQMPSAHEMVFLAHNLEAQILTTPTGTQDYYPAMSGGLNILTYHPTGIEQKIISTENTPLKKHFLLVHTGKSHHSGINNFEVLKAAVRKDKETLMTLSALKEVASEMALVCEKNRWSEIPRLFDLEYKFRIQLTSAFSSPEIIKLKEIAMKNGEQSIKICGAGGGGCVLIWTEESTRSSIINECQKQGYQILNSLPVDPI
- a CDS encoding GldG family protein — its product is MSKLGQLGLLFAGITLAAFAVTRFFIREWYPFYWVLLGLIGVFLGLSILVDRKFYKEFFSMKTTKNGMNMGVMIILVFVLLFVVNFLGARNVKTFDFSQAQRNSLSEQSLKIIKTLTEELKVRFFYAQKQDGNEENRKAFRELIRKYQDNTNKINLEFVEVNERPDLAEAYGVKQGKGIVFLEYKGKKQSIEKIDEQDITQALIRVMSDKSKKIYFSEGHAEYSLSDSQGAKGLGRLKTVLEGKNYEVKTFALSQTGKVPEDADVLAIIGPMQGFLEHELKALTDFVAKGGNLILALEQKNNTGLDKWLTSYGLEMENNYLISVADSPLPKGITFAFQYSSQSEITKLFAKNQVSLFLLPQAVKKLGQAPSTIAYDDLVKVGPAVSLESLSAKKPSAEGNFTSVIFAKGKLSSSDKHDFQMVVFGDADIFNNELIDANMNKDLVANSFSQLAKDENQISISPKELSKTELDPSQAKQALFYFGIIIPLPLIMLITSIVIWFRRRNA
- a CDS encoding ABC transporter permease subunit, translating into MSNMLTIAMKEFKSFTKNPTFYIMMTFVTLILSALFTMQLQRFFQMGAMSMMQPGAAGQANIHYTVFLNHLQILNLILIFIVPAITMRLFSEEKKLRTFDLLLTCPLKSFEIVVGKYLGALMALFVIFFIAFLYPLGTVLFAKLNWAPLLIAFFGIYLISAVYAAMNLFCSSLSESILISYVTSALLNIAVWFISQAVEFADTQWVRDILEHISLSFHISGLIEGTIRTNSLIYFFSTIGLFLFLNERVVESHRWR
- a CDS encoding DUF429 domain-containing protein, with product MGLSLAGGKTDKACLAIVEYYPRYHKIFLTKIFDKIKNEDTVSADQRIIQLVNDYKAFTEYFAVDVPWNLPLCLNCKLKCPGMENCHQEHIKWMNKLNNKRNKNKKPKKSITPYTQRAAELYINHELEETFDLSAALGANMAPLLARAIFLKKRIPMNWIEVYPKLSIWRLGKSFNISKNYLKYHRHSIDGNESREIILDTLCENKLAFVYEQDFKIMIQNSHAFEAFICAFTGVLKYFKLTEKKPDGFPKKESWLEIPLEKINWEKI
- a CDS encoding DUF3015 family protein, with product MKKMSQLFLIKSYSFLLLSLFYLLNFSTVAFANTKNQGLKPQLMGQGQFGMPGCGFGSMVFEPKENKLFSMTLNHITSSQAFGISSGTSNCHEPLPSEINRAESLPEFIENNKLSISRDAARGSGETIKVLSQMLECNPKEVGHVLKTNYQKIFVETKMQSAGIEAHLNNLLTDDQKCFE